The following are from one region of the Coffea eugenioides isolate CCC68of chromosome 2, Ceug_1.0, whole genome shotgun sequence genome:
- the LOC113759670 gene encoding protein FAR1-RELATED SEQUENCE 5-like, with amino-acid sequence MDCSKLAENGTPELGMEFNSEEDAYKFYNKYAFKMGFSVRKDYLNNDKDGVTTSRRYSCCKEGVKRKYEGDVMPKRTRAPTKTGCGAKMVIVLFRGTMKYRVHDLVLEHNHELQIAQCAHMMPSQRKVSVAQGFQAEISEDAGLSLKQSHELMGMEAGGMGNVGYTRDDLKRYLRTRRERSLKYGEAGSMLNYFQEQTLENPSFFHAVQLDCEEQITNIFWADAGMLIDYNFFGDVVTFDTTYKTNKEYQPLGVFVGFNQHRQIVIFGAALMYDETIDSFKWVFGTFLEAMYGKHPNTILTDEDHAMAAALSIVMPETFHGLCTFHIRRNFMKHLDNHYKENSDLPYMFGACMYEFEEVEQFNRVWEAMVKKHNLENNEWLSGLYRIRDKWARCMIKERWTAGMRSTQLSESLNAAIKNHLKLDHDLVQFFRHFNRVVDEKRHNELIAEYEMRQKLPMVGLRQTPMLVHESETYLSTVFVAFQNEYGESTAMVILRQQDAAMFVEFAVMRYDGGPERTVVFNRNDLSVRCSCKKYENEGILCGHALKVFDTVGIKIIPPEYIKRRWTKRTRAGDCFDRRGQEVVADPKSHDFNSLSGARSSHD; translated from the coding sequence ATGGATTGCAGCAAATTGGCAGAAAATGGGACCCCTGAGTTAGGAATGGAGTTCAACAGTGAAGAGGATGCGTACAAGTTTTACAACAAGTATGCCTTTAAAATGGGTTTCAGTGTACGTAAAGACTATCTGAATAACGACAAAGACGGCGTGACCACGTCTAGGAGATATAGTTGCTGCAAGGAAGGTGTGAAACGCAAGTACGAAGGTGATGTGATGCCAAAGAGGACACGAGCGCCGACGAAAACAGGGTGTGGAGCTAAGATGGTTATCGTGTTGTTTAGAGGGACAATGAAGTACCGTGTGCATGACCTTGTCTTAGAGCACAATCATGAGTTGCAAATTGCTCAATGTGCTCACATGATGCCATCACAAAGAAAAGTGAGTGTGGCTCAAGGATTCCAAGCTGAAATAAGCGAGGATGCTGGGCTTTCATTGAAACAGAGCCATGAGCTTATGGGAATGGAAGCAGGTGGGATGGGTAATGTGGGATATACTCGGGATGATCTTAAACGATATCTTCGAACGAGACGGGAAAGGAGCTTGAAATATGGAGAAGCAGGTAGCATGCTGAATTATTTTCAAGAGCAAACACTGGAGAATCCATCCTTTTTTCATGCCGTACAGCTGGACTGTGAAGAACAAATAACGAATATCTTTTGGGCTGATGCAGGAATGTTAATTGACTACAACTTTTTTGGAGACGTAGTCACATTCGACACaacctacaaaacaaataaagaataccAGCCACTTGGAGTATTTGTGGGTTTTAACCAGCATAGGCAAATTGTGATATTCGGTGCTGCCCTTATGTATGATGAGACGATAGATTCTTTCAAATGGGTGTTTGGTACATTTTTAGAAGCAATGTACGGAAAACATCCAAATACCATACTAACCGACGAAGATCACGCCATGGCAGCCGCTCTTTCAATTGTCATGCCTGAAACATTTCACGGTCTATGTACGTTTCACATAAGGCGTAATTTTATGAAACATCTTGACAATCACTACAAGGAAAATAGTGATCTTCCATACATGTTTGGTGCCTGCATGTATGAGTTTGAAGAAGTGGAACAATTCAATAGGGTGTGGGAGGCGATGGTGAAGAAACACAatcttgaaaataatgaatggcTCTCCGGGTTGTATAGAATTCGCGATAAATGGGCAAGGTGCATGATAAAAGAAAGATGGACCGCGGGAATGCGAAGCACCCAACTTAGCGAAAGCCTAAATGCAGCaattaaaaatcatttgaaactggATCATGACCTTGTGCAGTTCTTTAGACATTTCAATCGGGTGGTTGATGAAAAGAGACATAATGAACTGATCGCAGAATATGAAATGAGGCAAAAGCTCCCCATGGTAGGGTTAAGGCAAACACCTATGCTTGTGCATGAATCGGAGACGTATTTATCAACCGTATTTGTTGCATTTCAAAATGAATATGGCGAGTCAACAGCTATGGTTATATTGAGACAACAAGATGCAGCGATGTTTGTGGAGTTTGCGGTCATGAGGTATGATGGAGGACCTGAAAGAACAGTAGTATTCAATCGGAATGATCTAAGTGTACGTTGCAGTTGCAAAAAATACGAGAATGAAGGCATTTTATGTGGGCACGCGTTGAAGGTGTTTGATACCGTGGGCATAAAAATAATTCCTCCTGAATACATTAAGAGGCGATGGACAAAAAGAACTCGGGCTGGAGACTGTTTTGATCGGCGAGGACAGGAAGTTGTGGCTGATCCAAAAAGTCATGATTTCAACTCGTTATCGGGAGCTCGCTCCAGCCATGATTAA
- the LOC113759672 gene encoding uncharacterized protein LOC113759672, with protein sequence MENSFVVNSKDKAGGLALFWNAEITLGNVYGTDWYIAAEVVDENNNDHWWMVGIYASTEESIRKQQWKEIAEKKREWGDKWILVGDFNDICSNGEKWGGRERAEGSFREFNKFISENELVDIGYEGAPWTWSNTWEGQGAIKERLDRCLGSVGWVQQYEKAICKHVEKEASDHSLLLLDFSPAQKRVNRRFFFDQRWQKTTLLRTTKGNSRAVIQELKGQLKALREQEEWDKGTAANLKLQLSKAYKDEEFYWSQKSRSRWLKEGDKNTVYFHLSVMAKRKRNRINMLQKANGEWCRGEQEVEEELSKHYKELFTSTEPSEFDEVLQGIPHTISHLMNTKLIKPVDEKEIQHATFSMFPNTAPGVDVLYKIISKILANRLKSILHPCITPSQSAFVPGRQILDNVMIAHEILHLLKNKRSGKVGFMSIKLDMSKAYDRVEWKYLGRIMIHMGFCPIFVQWIMACISSVSYSFNLNGRKVGYIKPSRGIRQGDPLSPYLFILCTEGFSNLINKAVDRKELTGIKVSKDNPMVSHLFFADDSLLCCKASKKEALKIKEVINHYGQASG encoded by the exons ATGGAGAATAGTTTTGTGGTTAATTCTAAAGATAAAGCAGGGGGGTTAGCTTTGTTCTGGAATGCGGAGATTACTTTGGGGAATGTATATGGTACGGATTGGTATATTGCAGCAGAGGTGGTGGATGAGAACAATAACGACCACTGGTGGATGGTAGGAATCTATGCAAGTACAGAGGAAAGTATAAGAAAGCAACAATGGAAGGAAATAGCGGAAAAAAAGAGGGAATGGGGAGATAAGTGGATCCTAGTGGGTGACTTTAATGATATTTGTTCCAATGGGGAGAAAtggggagggagagagagagcggAGGGGAGCTTTAGGGAGTTTAATAAGTTCATCTCTGAGAATGAGTTAGTGGATATAGGATACGAGGGAGCTCCGTGGACCTGGAGCAACACTTGGGAAGGGCAAGGGGCAATAAAAGAAAGGTTAGATAGATGTTTAGGGAGTGTGGGCTGGGTGCAACAATATGAGAAAGCAATCTGTAAGCATGTGGAAAAGGAGGCATCTGACCACAGTCTTCTTCTCTTAGACTTTAGCCCGGCGCAAAAGAGAGTGAACAGAAGATTCTTTTTTGACCAACGCTGGCAAAAGACAACACTTCTGAG AACAACAAAAGGTAACTCACGGGCAGTAATCCAGGAGTTAAAAGGGCAATTGAAAGCACTAAGGGAGCAAGAAGAGTGGGACAAGGGGACTGCGGCGAACCTGAAGCTACAATTGAGCAAGGCCTACAAGGATGAAGAGTTTTACTGGAGTCAAAAATCAAGAAGTAGATGGCTCAAAGAGGGGGACAAAAATACAGTCTACTTTCACTTAAGTGTCATggcaaaaaggaaaaggaacagAATCAATATGCTGCAAAAGGCGAATGGAGAGTGGTGTAGAGGCGAACAAGAAGTGGAAGAGGAACTGAGCAAACACTATAAGGAACTTTTCACCTCCACGGAACCTTCTGAGTTTGATGAAGTGCTACAGGGAATACCTCACACTATTTCCCATCTTATGAACACAAAGTTGATTAAACCAGTGGACGAGAAGGAGATACAACACGCTACTTTCTCTATGTTCCCTAACACAGCCCCTGGAGTTGATG TGCTTTACAAAATTATCTCCAAAATCTTAGCTAATAGGCTGAAATCTATCCTTCACCCCTGTATTACCCCCTCACAGTCAGCCTTTGTCCCAGGGAGACAGATCTTAGACAATGTCATGATTGCCCATGAAATTTTACATCTCTTGAAAAACAAAAGATCTGGAAAAGTTGGTTTCATGTCCATTAAGCTAGATATGTCCAAGGCTTATGATAGGGTGGAGTGGAAATATTTGGGGAGAATTATGATACACATGGGTTTTTGTCCTATTTTTGTCCAATGGATCATGGCTTGTATTTCCTCTGTTTCATATTCCTTTAACTTGAATGGTAGGAAGGTTGGATATATTAAGCCTTCTAGAGGCATTCGGCAAGGAGACCCCTTATCTCCATACTTGTTCATCTTGTGCACTGAAGGATTTTCCAATTTAATCAATAAAGCTGTGGATCGAAAGGAACTCACTGGAATCAAAGTCAGTAAAGACAACCCCATGGTGTCACATTTGTTTTTTGCAGACGACTCCTTGTTGTGTTGCAAAGCAAGTAAGAAGGAAGCTCTGAAGATTAAGGAAGTCATCAACCACTATGGCCAAGCATCTGGATAG